In a single window of the Candidatus Cloacimonadota bacterium genome:
- a CDS encoding dihydroorotate dehydrogenase, with translation MGGIVNRLATSLGRLSLQSPITVASGTFDSSYFEFFDPKILGAYTTKTITLHPKMGNKPPRVFENEAGLLNSIGLQNPGLDAFIAQDLPRLRDGLEIPLIVSFSGSSIAEFGEILEALEKEDGIAGYEINISCPNVEKEGIAFGADPDVVFSLASALAAKTKRELIFKLSPNVTDIAQIASAAQDGGASSLALINTLYGAAINWKTGRFFTSNPVCGYSGTGVKPVALALCYKTAQEVKIPIIALGGINTWQDALEFFYAGASAIALGTAFYSNPLAAEKLHAGLKKHLEENKITLPELIGTASLPQS, from the coding sequence CTGGGAGGAATTGTGAATCGCCTTGCCACATCTTTGGGACGCCTGAGCCTGCAAAGCCCGATAACTGTCGCTTCCGGCACTTTCGACAGCAGTTATTTCGAGTTTTTCGACCCCAAAATTCTGGGTGCCTATACCACCAAAACTATTACCCTGCATCCAAAAATGGGGAACAAGCCACCTCGCGTTTTTGAAAATGAGGCGGGCTTACTCAACAGTATCGGTTTGCAAAACCCGGGTTTGGACGCTTTCATTGCCCAGGATTTGCCCCGCCTGCGTGATGGTCTTGAAATCCCGTTGATTGTCAGCTTTTCCGGCTCTTCCATCGCGGAGTTTGGCGAGATTTTGGAAGCACTGGAAAAAGAGGATGGCATAGCGGGATATGAGATAAATATTTCCTGCCCCAATGTGGAAAAAGAGGGAATTGCCTTTGGTGCTGATCCGGATGTGGTTTTTTCCCTGGCGTCGGCCTTGGCTGCAAAAACGAAGCGGGAACTAATCTTCAAACTAAGCCCAAACGTTACCGACATTGCCCAGATTGCCAGCGCCGCCCAGGACGGCGGAGCCAGTTCTCTGGCTTTGATAAACACTCTTTATGGTGCCGCCATAAATTGGAAAACGGGACGCTTTTTCACTTCCAATCCAGTTTGTGGCTACAGCGGCACTGGCGTAAAGCCCGTAGCTTTGGCTCTCTGTTATAAAACCGCTCAGGAAGTCAAGATTCCCATCATCGCTTTGGGTGGGATTAACACTTGGCAGGATGCCCTGGAGTTTTTCTATGCGGGAGCTTCCGCAATCGCATTGGGAACCGCTTTTTACAGCAATCCCCTCGCCGCGGAAAAGCTCCATGCGGGTCTTAAAAAACATCTGGAAGAA
- a CDS encoding dihydroorotate dehydrogenase electron transfer subunit: TRMPKFSELSITNTRWLNDGYVEIAFKEPSLAALCKPGMFFELKAKTDAQERKLFKPISVSSVFEGQISFIIKVLGSGTQALAKLATGETLLALGPLGNSFPLVEDKNVLLVSGGVGWPPLGFLRTFLKEKNRVLHIHGGATATDIFPCDEFYTVDGSAGVKGLVTQNLVQILNEENIDIIYSCGPLPMIAAIQKVAGKIPHYASLEAYMACGVGACYGCAIPVGESYQRVCADGPVFNAAEIRWEEL; the protein is encoded by the coding sequence GACGCGGATGCCCAAGTTTAGTGAATTGAGCATCACAAACACCAGATGGCTCAATGATGGATACGTGGAAATCGCATTCAAAGAACCTTCTCTGGCAGCGCTTTGCAAGCCTGGGATGTTTTTTGAACTGAAGGCGAAAACTGACGCGCAGGAGCGTAAACTTTTCAAGCCCATCAGCGTTTCCAGTGTTTTTGAAGGACAGATCAGCTTCATCATTAAAGTGCTCGGATCAGGCACGCAGGCACTGGCAAAACTCGCAACAGGCGAAACGCTTCTGGCGCTGGGTCCCTTGGGAAATTCTTTTCCTCTGGTGGAGGATAAAAATGTGCTTTTGGTCAGCGGCGGGGTAGGCTGGCCGCCTCTGGGTTTTCTGCGCACATTCCTGAAAGAGAAAAACCGCGTGCTACATATTCATGGAGGCGCCACAGCTACGGATATTTTTCCCTGTGATGAATTTTACACCGTGGACGGCAGCGCTGGCGTAAAAGGATTGGTAACCCAAAACCTCGTTCAAATCCTGAATGAGGAAAACATCGATATCATCTATAGTTGCGGTCCTTTGCCAATGATTGCCGCCATCCAAAAAGTGGCTGGCAAAATCCCACACTATGCCTCGCTGGAAGCCTATATGGCATGCGGTGTGGGCGCCTGTTATGGCTGCGCAATCCCAGTGGGGGAGAGCTACCAGCGTGTTTGCGCTGACGGTCCGGTTTTTAACGCCGCTGAAATCCGCTGGGAGGAATTGTGA